Proteins from a single region of Undibacterium sp. KW1:
- a CDS encoding LytTR family DNA-binding domain-containing protein → MNTIRALIVDDEEPGRTNLRYALQDHPAWSIVAECANVATAREALDACAVDVIFLDIQMPRETGLILARELSTKTTPPLVIFVTAFNAHAIEAFDLHALDYLLKPFDDERLALSLERAAAMLTQRQQASYAQAMSQYVKAEDESKKEQPAYWQQVSVRSVGRIECIQLADVLWIEAAGNYMQLHMVQRQVLHRVALSQLEKHLDPAQFMRVHRSAIVRCDQLSQLEVLGDGVYQLILANRDKVPVSERYVAEVRRRMHDGLRPA, encoded by the coding sequence ATGAATACCATACGTGCACTGATTGTCGATGACGAAGAACCCGGTCGGACCAACTTGCGTTATGCCTTGCAGGATCACCCGGCCTGGAGCATCGTCGCTGAATGCGCAAATGTCGCTACGGCGCGTGAAGCACTGGATGCCTGTGCTGTCGATGTCATTTTTCTCGACATACAAATGCCACGCGAAACCGGCCTGATACTGGCACGTGAACTGAGTACTAAGACAACACCACCGCTGGTGATTTTTGTCACCGCCTTCAACGCCCATGCGATAGAAGCCTTTGACCTGCACGCACTCGATTACCTGCTGAAACCTTTTGACGATGAGCGTCTGGCACTATCGCTGGAACGTGCTGCGGCCATGCTCACGCAGCGCCAGCAAGCCAGTTATGCGCAAGCCATGAGCCAGTATGTCAAAGCTGAGGATGAGTCAAAAAAAGAACAGCCAGCTTACTGGCAACAAGTCAGTGTGCGCTCAGTAGGGCGTATAGAGTGCATACAGCTGGCAGATGTCTTATGGATAGAAGCGGCAGGAAACTACATGCAGTTGCATATGGTGCAGAGACAGGTATTGCACAGGGTGGCACTGAGTCAGCTCGAAAAACATCTGGACCCGGCGCAGTTCATGCGCGTACACCGCAGTGCCATCGTGCGTTGTGACCAGCTCAGTCAGCTTGAGGTATTGGGTGACGGCGTCTATCAACTGATACTCGCCAACCGGGATAAAGTCCCGGTCAGCGAGCGCTATGTTGCCGAGGTCAGGCGACGCATGCATGATGGCTTGCGACCGGCCTGA